A stretch of DNA from Spiroplasma endosymbiont of Nebria brevicollis:
AAGCATTCTTTATGTTATCAACTTGTACTGGAACGATTTATATTTATGCTGCCCATGCTCCCCAAAAACAAGATAGTACTAATCAGGCTTTTGTTGTGGCATTCGGGACAACTGTTATTGGAATTTTAACAGCAATGATTGTTTTTAATGCCATGGGTGCTATTGCTTATAATAAAGGTGAAACTAATCTTGATAATATTTTTCATGCTGGACCAGCCTTAATTTTTCAAGTAATACCACAACTATTTGGTATTATTAATAGTCAAGTCGCAGTGTTGGGTAATGTCTTAGCCATTCTCTTTTTTGTTACCCTCTTTTTTGTTGGTATGTCATCGCTCATTGGTCAAGTAGAATCAATGGTTAATGGTTTAGAATATGAAATCCATTTACAGCGCAAAAAAGCCTTAGCATTATTGTCGTTATTAGGTGCAATGCTAATATCAGTATTGTTTACTTTTAATAAATCACCATTTCTATTTGACGGTTTAGGAATTTGAGTTGCGCAAATTTGGTTATTAATTATTGGTTTTATCTTATTAGTTGGTATTAGTCCTTGGGGTTGAAATTTATATGATAGTTTAAAACAAGAAAATAATGAAAATTCCTGAATTAAATGAAATAAAGGGTATACAATAGTAATTTTAATTGTTGCACCAATTTTAATATTAGTGAATATTGGTACGGGAATTTATGATTTTATTATTAACACTATTAGTAGTCCATTTTTTTATGGGGTAATTGGTGTAACATTAGGTATTGGTTTAACTTTAGCGTTAACATTTGCTTTAACATATCATAAAGCTATTCATGAAACATTTAAAAAAATAGTTGCTCGTAAAACTAAAAGTGAAAGAGGTTAGTAATATGGATATTGGTGCTATTATCTTAATGGTCATTAGTTTAATTATCACCATTGGTGGTTTTATTTTCTTTATTATTATGGATTTTAAAAATCATGATAAAGCAAATAAAATTAAAAGATTAGTTTGTCTATCCCTTATTTGTTTTTAATAACATTTTATTAGTGAAAATTATATAATTAATAATGAACTGATAATGTTATTTATGGAGGGTAAAAAATGAAAAAATTATTAAAAGTATAAGGTGTTTTAGCATTGACAATTGTTCCATTAACTAGTGTTGTTGCTTGTGGTGGGGGCAGTAATCCTAGTAATCGTGTTGCTAAAAATGATTTTTCAAAACTAACAGCATTAACAGGTTTAAAATTAAATTTTAATAGTACAAATGACTTTAGCGCTTTAGATTCACAAATTGTTATGGCTGCTGAGTTCAGTAAACCGTTAGTTAATTATAAAATTAAGTATTTTGTTGTTGGCAGGGGTGGTATTGATATTGCTAGTACTAAACAAACTGTTGGCAAAGTGTGGGTTGAGATTACAGCTGATGTTGCAGATAAAAATTGACAGGGTACTACTCCTCACTTAAGCGTTAATGTTGATGCTGCTAATTTTAGTAACATAGTAGGAACAGTTGGTGCTATTACTACCATGACAACGGACAGTTCTAATAATACTGTCTATACTGCTGCTAAGCCTGCAGTTGATGTTGGGAAGGTTTATAAGAGTAATGGTACTTCTGCTTTTGTTGCTATATGGATGGCATTAATGAAACTATTATCAAAATGGCTACAAACAATACCAATGGTAAAGTTTATGCTATTAGTAGCAATACAGTGTATGTTTCAACGGATGGAACGGCAGTTTTTACTAAAATGGCAGGAATATCTGAGAGATTATTTAGTATTGATGTTGCAGATGATGGGACAGTTTATGTAGGAACTAATAAAGGTGTCTATATGTCCAATGGAACGGCAGTTTTTACTAAAATGGCAGGAATATCTGAGAGATTATTTAGTATTGATGTTGCAGATGATGGGACAGTTTATGTAGGAACTAATAAAGGTGTCTATATGTCCAATGGAACGGCAGTTTTTACTATTATGTCTAATAAGTCATTAAATAATCAAAAAATTAATAGTGTTGTTGTTTTTAAGAATACTATTTATCTTACAACAATTAGCAAAGTTTATAAACTAACACTACCTAATACTTTTACTGAAATATCAGGAATAACAGATAACATAAGTAGCAATGCTACTTTAAAGGGTGCTTTATATGTAGGTACTAGTGCAACAGAATTTACAGGTAGTGTTTATAAAAAGAATTAATTATAAAAATCTTGATGTCTAGATAGTGTATAGTTTATTTGATTAAGAAGTTAAAAGAGTAAGCAAAGTTTAGATTTGTCCTTACTCTTTTTTCAATTATATTTTTGCTGTAAAGGTTCAAATATTTAGTATAATTAGTATAATTAAGAATATAGTGGTGTAAAATATGGAAAAACAAATTAAATTAAAAAGAACATTGTTGATTAGTAAAATTACATTAACAGTAGCATCATTATTTTTATTTTTAGTATGATTAATGTTTATGACTAATAATTTTTACCCTAAATCAAATGATTCTATTATAAGTAAAATTATGAATACTTCAATTAAAGTCATGATTTGACCAATTACTAGTATCATTTTATTTATTTTTATTATGCCAGTGTGGGTAACTAATAAAAAAAAGATTTTATTAGTTTTCTTAGGTGTAGCATTAGTCATTGCTGTTATTTGTTTATTGTTCGTTTTTGGTTTAAATATTAATAAATTTTGAGTGATTTGATTAGTTGCTCATTTGTTTGTCATTGGTTCTATGATTTTTGTTATTTCTGTTTATTTTTTCAATAGTGGTTTGTTATTTTTAGAAAATAAACAAGTAAAAGATATTATTATTGATAGTAGTAAAAAATAAAATTTTTATAAATTTATTAATTTTTTTATTAAAAGTTATTGACTTTAATTGAAAGTCTATGATATAAATGATCTTGGTTAATAACCGCGGGTGTCGTATACTGGCTATTACTTCTGCCTTCCAAGCAGAAAAAGTGGGTTCGATTCCCATCACCCGCTCCATTTTATATAAAAAAACAAAGTCGTAAATTAATACGCTTTTTTTGTTTTTATATGACTTTTTTAGTTATATTATAATATAACTAAAAAAGTAAAAAATTATTTAACCATTTGAGCAATAGGTTGGTTTGTTGCTTCTGGGTATGAATTGTCTAAGTCATTAATGTCTTTAATGTTAGGGAATAAATTAATAGTTTGTAACTGGAAACTATTATCATTGCCAATAGCACTTAAATATAATTTTAATTCTTCTGATGAATTATCTAAATTCATTTTCATTATTTTACACCTACCTCTTTTAAAATTCTGCTATTAAAAGCATTTGCTAAGAATTTGTAAATCTTTATTTCAGCAATATTTTTTAAGTCATAAGTATTGATAATGTCTGTTAGTCTTAATATTGTATCTTGAAATTTAATAAAATATGTTTTATTTTCTACATTTGCTCATTTTTCTAATTTTGTTGCAAAGTAGATAATTTCATCTTTATAGAAGCATGATTGCATATTTTTCACTCCTTGAAATGGTTTATTAGAACAAAAAACCCCTATTTTAAATGTAAAAATTTAAATAGAGATTAAACACCATATTGAATTTTTTCTGAAAAAAAGTTTACTAAAACTTCTTATACTATAATTGTAGCTTATTTATTATAAATTCCAAGTAAAATCAAGTAAATTTTTAATTTAAATTAATTAAATTATATCGTCTTTGCTAGTAGTATATCTTTTTTATTTGGTTAGAAAAATTTTACTTTGAAATTGATATTAAAAATGCTAAAATACTTATTATGATAATGTAAAAATTAAAATGAGGTAGTAATGGAAAATATTATTAGTAATAATGAAGTGGAGTTTAATAATAATGAAAATGACTTTCTTCGTACTAAATTTTTAGTAAGCGTTGGATATTTAGTAATCCAAGTATTACTACCAGCTTTAGCTTTATTCTTTTTAACAGGTACTGATTTTACTTTTACGTTTAAAGAACCACTGTGATTGATGATTGTTTTAACTATCAGTTTAATTGTATTTACTTTTATCACTACTTTAATTGCATATAAAATGAAGTTACATCAAATTGATCAATTTACTTATGCTATTCCTTTCGCCTTTGTCTTAGGAATGTTGTATATATCAGGTTATTTTTTAACGCCTGACCAGTTGTTAATCCGTTTTATTATTTCCATTGCTGGAGCTGT
This window harbors:
- a CDS encoding sodium-dependent transporter; its protein translation is MKKQRLNISKLGFLLSVMGSAVGLGGIWGFPTQMYNHHGAFLIPFIICMVICAIPVLFIEITIGNKYRKNHIEFFNKKGAFFAWLHSATVILLSTYYSVLVSWTLINIGISFTNNLNHDSYFYHDILQVTSSSSPTSFAALGSLNWMVLLATLGVWIILLGGVEKEIEKANKVFIPFLFLMIIVLVIYTSTLSGAKLGLNVMFNLDGKDLLTPSVWKDAFGQAFFMLSTCTGTIYIYAAHAPQKQDSTNQAFVVAFGTTVIGILTAMIVFNAMGAIAYNKGETNLDNIFHAGPALIFQVIPQLFGIINSQVAVLGNVLAILFFVTLFFVGMSSLIGQVESMVNGLEYEIHLQRKKALALLSLLGAMLISVLFTFNKSPFLFDGLGIWVAQIWLLIIGFILLVGISPWGWNLYDSLKQENNENSWIKWNKGYTIVILIVAPILILVNIGTGIYDFIINTISSPFFYGVIGVTLGIGLTLALTFALTYHKAIHETFKKIVARKTKSERG
- a CDS encoding MetS family NSS transporter small subunit gives rise to the protein MDIGAIILMVISLIITIGGFIFFIIMDFKNHDKANKIKRLVCLSLICF
- a CDS encoding DxFTY motif-containing membrane protein; this translates as MENIISNNEVEFNNNENDFLRTKFLVSVGYLVIQVLLPALALFFLTGTDFTFTFKEPLWLMIVLTISLIVFTFITTLIAYKMKLHQIDQFTYAIPFAFVLGMLYISGYFLTPDQLLIRFIISIAGAVIGILLTSIVLVLVIRKTQIKKYPKI